In Bacillus sp. Cs-700, one genomic interval encodes:
- a CDS encoding lamin tail domain-containing protein, whose product MKRNKGFKLVSVGMIGCMLLSMMFSTIIETPAQAEEGGFYPLLITEISPNIKGAEDYEYVELYNNTNQPLYLNDYELLYRYTDGSDEDKKLTVEPAVIAPGETKVLWYNKSGKTVVDFENHYGVSDLHDHVISLGGEEFSGFSNGGNRGIVLLDRQGNEMLRAAYAGDEAAEDLSVHYQYPTGDKEMVVYQAKQAPTPGSVEESQVPLSPQPLSNVAITHDGLTTQSANEDMTITAGITAETEVQQVSIVYQAPQLEEPVELQMKKVEDPSEPYGGVYEGVISKENFAFSKEMTYYIKVETAQYTKNHPVHAGEPFTVKIEEALKNEPPVITHEIPQPIENQDVTISAEIKDDTGVQSAVLFYRQDEEMEPVSIPMELEEGDLYTAVIPSKKLWSNKIFYTIEANDGKHSVTSEEYQINVDRQEINSAKLPDLLVTEVVPDSTNVNGADGYEFIEVYNTTDQAINFQDYKIQYRYPMDGPEADLVWSPQKEDVTIPSGQSMVFWIINSANQNETVADFNKNYGSALVENESIVKVESNGMSNSSARGILVATNTGKEISIGNYNDQVGIDDTAANKGILYTYPTDGTQILRKISSATEPASPGNVLPGQIPADLIKVEEDNEPPSIEALHDFEKVKQTENIELIFDAKDNHLVKTVALFYKHENEEDFRKVYLKEDFDDTLYHHTIYSPDLIGRKGIEYYTEVSDGTNRIKSEVKKIVVEQPVKEAVRLNVEDGDILSGKEIIKGAADGATPDDLFLKIDAKELTNTYKALENEAYFAFDVKKTNLFFQNGVTMGEEALLIFDDTINRYMTLSVPIESSQLEIGNQNTISIRSGTKVSPFDTNSEENRDDFYVKNVRLVMSDGTMIQDEAYMNPEQELTIGDGGGASPVVNFNFPLSEDLFSSLAYQWDTRKSSDGLHTIQVLDPKKGSVEKTVLVDNTAPTILPTIETKEYKGKFTIDAKLVDKTSGMEELTVTLDGETIELPYETSSVELEAGEHVAVFTGYDVAGNKAEEKVPFTVVEEQPEKPKVISPDNGEGNVTGNPKLKVLVEDPTNDKLDVDFYKGYQYSAGDKTISVHANTVDTEPPGVFKPEGEKAFTEKEIQLISEVDQQYMTTDSTTQFPYHRFDIKVEEAVQDGDRIALNWKGKSLEGRKVSMYAWNHNQENWDPIVQQIAPEGDFTLEGSVTAKDYVKDQKVTVLVQDEIPENRDQYDYTFVWMSDTQYYSESYPYIYQKQTEWIKDQQEEMKIKYVFHTGDLVDEADKVYQWNNADASMKVLDDAGIRYGVLAGNHDVDNKTGDYTAFSKYFGESRFNGRDYYGESYQDNRGHYDLISESGNDYLMLYMGWGIEQEEIDWMNAVLAQYPDRMAILSFHEYLLVSGNRSPLADEIYEKVVVPNKNVVATLSGHYHDSELLVDEIDDDGDGTTDRNVYQILADYQGGPEGGQGYLRLLHVDVANNRIYMNTYSPYLDDYNFYDNEQYPGKDEFTIDLNLEPQVKRVATDYFEVNVYTEEKIGSDRGVRSGAIAEAKWKKLAKDEKYYWYATASDQFGGKTTSDIWHFTMKGSKNERVEKEKDKEPTQKEDKEVKEDKKGEKGIKKVQAKDEQKPKPNDELVDEENSNSEQVNEEDRENK is encoded by the coding sequence ATGAAAAGGAATAAAGGTTTTAAATTAGTCAGTGTAGGAATGATTGGATGCATGTTACTTTCGATGATGTTTTCAACGATTATTGAAACTCCAGCACAAGCAGAGGAAGGTGGGTTCTATCCGCTTCTTATTACAGAAATATCACCGAATATTAAAGGCGCGGAAGATTATGAGTATGTAGAGCTTTACAATAATACGAATCAGCCACTTTATTTAAATGATTATGAACTCCTTTATCGATATACAGATGGAAGCGATGAAGATAAAAAACTGACTGTCGAACCAGCCGTCATCGCTCCAGGCGAAACAAAGGTGTTATGGTATAACAAAAGCGGCAAAACGGTTGTTGATTTTGAAAATCACTATGGAGTGAGCGACCTTCACGATCATGTGATTAGTCTTGGTGGAGAAGAATTTAGTGGTTTTTCAAACGGAGGTAATCGAGGGATTGTTCTTTTAGATCGACAAGGAAATGAGATGCTTCGTGCAGCTTATGCTGGTGATGAGGCTGCAGAGGATTTGAGCGTCCATTATCAATATCCTACTGGTGATAAAGAGATGGTAGTTTATCAAGCAAAACAAGCGCCAACACCAGGAAGTGTTGAGGAGTCCCAGGTTCCACTTAGTCCTCAACCATTATCGAATGTGGCTATTACTCATGATGGACTGACAACGCAAAGTGCAAATGAAGATATGACGATTACTGCTGGAATAACAGCGGAAACCGAAGTGCAACAAGTTTCGATTGTTTATCAGGCACCTCAATTAGAAGAACCTGTTGAACTTCAAATGAAGAAAGTAGAAGATCCTTCAGAACCTTATGGAGGGGTATACGAAGGCGTCATCTCCAAAGAAAATTTTGCTTTTTCAAAGGAAATGACTTACTACATAAAAGTAGAAACAGCTCAATATACAAAGAACCATCCTGTTCATGCTGGTGAGCCATTCACGGTGAAAATTGAAGAAGCGTTAAAAAATGAGCCGCCGGTAATCACTCATGAAATTCCTCAACCAATTGAAAATCAAGATGTGACAATTTCCGCGGAAATAAAAGACGATACTGGAGTGCAATCTGCAGTATTATTCTATCGTCAGGATGAAGAGATGGAACCAGTCTCCATTCCTATGGAGCTCGAAGAGGGAGATTTGTATACAGCCGTCATTCCATCTAAAAAGCTTTGGTCAAATAAAATTTTCTATACGATTGAAGCGAATGATGGCAAGCACTCTGTGACTTCTGAAGAGTATCAAATTAACGTTGACCGCCAGGAAATTAATTCAGCGAAATTGCCAGATCTACTCGTTACAGAAGTTGTTCCTGATTCAACGAATGTTAACGGAGCGGATGGGTATGAATTTATCGAAGTTTACAATACAACAGATCAAGCAATTAACTTCCAGGATTATAAAATCCAGTATCGGTACCCGATGGATGGCCCGGAAGCAGATTTGGTTTGGTCACCGCAAAAAGAAGATGTCACCATTCCTTCAGGTCAATCAATGGTTTTCTGGATTATCAATTCAGCAAATCAAAACGAAACGGTGGCTGATTTTAACAAGAATTACGGATCAGCGCTAGTTGAAAATGAATCCATTGTAAAAGTAGAATCGAATGGGATGTCGAATAGCAGTGCCCGAGGAATTCTTGTTGCAACCAATACGGGAAAAGAGATTTCGATTGGTAATTATAACGATCAGGTCGGCATAGATGATACCGCTGCAAATAAAGGGATTCTTTATACGTATCCAACAGACGGTACACAAATTTTAAGAAAAATCAGCAGTGCTACTGAGCCAGCTTCTCCAGGTAATGTGTTACCAGGTCAAATACCCGCTGATTTAATCAAAGTAGAAGAAGATAACGAACCGCCTTCTATTGAAGCGCTACATGATTTTGAGAAAGTGAAACAAACGGAAAATATCGAACTAATCTTTGATGCTAAGGATAATCATCTTGTGAAGACAGTAGCACTATTCTATAAGCATGAGAATGAAGAGGACTTCCGTAAAGTGTATTTAAAAGAAGACTTTGACGATACGTTATATCATCACACCATCTATTCACCAGATTTAATTGGTAGAAAGGGAATTGAGTATTATACGGAAGTATCTGATGGAACGAACCGTATCAAAAGTGAGGTAAAAAAGATTGTGGTTGAACAGCCAGTTAAGGAAGCCGTTCGATTAAATGTTGAAGATGGTGATATTCTCTCTGGAAAGGAAATCATAAAGGGCGCGGCAGATGGAGCAACACCAGATGATCTCTTTCTTAAAATCGATGCGAAAGAGCTAACGAATACGTACAAAGCTCTAGAAAATGAAGCATACTTTGCATTTGATGTGAAGAAAACGAATCTTTTTTTCCAAAATGGCGTGACGATGGGAGAAGAAGCCCTTCTTATTTTTGATGATACAATCAATCGCTACATGACGCTATCGGTTCCGATCGAATCTAGTCAGCTTGAAATAGGGAACCAAAATACGATTAGCATCCGTTCTGGTACGAAGGTATCGCCATTTGATACCAATTCAGAAGAAAACCGTGATGATTTCTATGTGAAGAATGTGCGACTGGTCATGAGTGATGGCACAATGATTCAAGATGAAGCTTATATGAATCCAGAACAGGAACTTACAATTGGAGATGGTGGTGGAGCTAGTCCTGTTGTTAATTTTAACTTTCCGCTTTCTGAAGACCTCTTTTCTTCTCTTGCTTACCAGTGGGATACAAGGAAGTCTAGTGACGGTTTGCATACCATTCAGGTTCTCGATCCAAAGAAAGGGAGCGTAGAAAAAACAGTTCTTGTCGATAATACAGCTCCAACGATCCTTCCGACGATTGAAACAAAAGAATATAAAGGGAAGTTTACGATTGATGCAAAGCTTGTTGATAAAACCTCAGGGATGGAAGAGCTAACCGTAACGCTTGATGGAGAAACAATCGAATTGCCTTATGAGACATCTTCTGTTGAACTAGAGGCTGGTGAGCACGTTGCGGTATTTACAGGATATGATGTAGCTGGAAACAAAGCAGAAGAAAAGGTTCCATTTACAGTAGTAGAAGAACAGCCTGAAAAACCTAAAGTTATTTCACCAGATAATGGAGAAGGAAATGTAACAGGAAACCCAAAGCTAAAAGTACTTGTGGAAGATCCAACGAATGATAAGTTAGACGTTGATTTTTATAAAGGCTATCAATATTCTGCTGGAGATAAAACTATTAGCGTCCATGCGAACACAGTGGATACAGAACCACCAGGCGTTTTTAAGCCTGAAGGAGAGAAAGCATTCACTGAAAAAGAGATTCAACTAATTTCAGAAGTAGATCAACAATATATGACCACTGATTCAACAACTCAATTCCCATATCACCGTTTTGATATTAAGGTAGAAGAGGCAGTTCAGGATGGAGATCGAATTGCTCTTAATTGGAAAGGAAAATCATTAGAAGGACGAAAAGTATCGATGTATGCCTGGAACCATAATCAGGAAAACTGGGATCCCATTGTGCAGCAGATCGCACCAGAAGGAGATTTCACTCTTGAAGGGTCTGTCACGGCCAAAGATTATGTAAAAGACCAAAAAGTGACGGTCCTTGTTCAGGATGAAATTCCAGAGAATCGTGATCAATATGATTATACGTTTGTTTGGATGAGCGATACGCAATATTATTCTGAGAGCTATCCGTATATTTATCAAAAGCAAACCGAGTGGATTAAAGATCAGCAAGAAGAAATGAAAATTAAATACGTATTCCATACCGGAGATTTAGTGGATGAAGCGGATAAAGTCTATCAGTGGAACAATGCAGATGCAAGTATGAAAGTGCTTGATGATGCCGGCATTCGTTATGGTGTTCTAGCAGGTAACCATGACGTTGATAATAAAACCGGTGACTATACAGCCTTTTCGAAGTATTTTGGAGAGTCGCGCTTTAACGGTCGAGATTATTACGGTGAGTCTTATCAAGATAACAGGGGACACTATGACCTTATCTCTGAGAGTGGCAATGATTATCTGATGCTTTATATGGGCTGGGGAATTGAGCAAGAGGAAATCGACTGGATGAATGCTGTTTTAGCTCAGTATCCTGATCGAATGGCGATTCTATCTTTCCATGAATATTTGCTTGTTTCAGGCAATCGAAGCCCACTTGCAGACGAAATCTATGAAAAGGTTGTTGTGCCAAATAAGAATGTTGTTGCAACTTTATCAGGCCATTACCATGACAGTGAGTTATTAGTAGATGAAATTGACGACGATGGTGATGGGACAACAGATCGAAACGTGTATCAAATTCTTGCAGACTACCAGGGAGGACCAGAAGGCGGGCAGGGTTATTTACGTTTGTTACATGTGGATGTTGCGAATAACCGAATCTATATGAACACGTATTCTCCTTACTTAGATGATTATAACTTCTATGATAATGAGCAATACCCAGGCAAAGATGAATTTACGATTGATCTTAATCTAGAGCCACAAGTGAAACGTGTAGCAACTGATTATTTTGAAGTAAATGTTTATACGGAAGAAAAAATTGGTTCAGATCGCGGTGTAAGGAGTGGAGCCATTGCTGAAGCGAAATGGAAGAAGCTTGCTAAAGATGAAAAGTATTACTGGTATGCCACTGCTTCTGATCAGTTTGGGGGAAAAACAACGTCTGACATCTGGCACTTTACAATGAAGGGGTCAAAAAATGAGAGAGTCGAAAAAGAGAAAGATAAAGAACCTACTCAAAAAGAGGATAAAGAAGTAAAAGAAGATAAGAAAGGCGAGAAAGGGATTAAGAAAGTTCAAGCGAAAGATGAACAAAAACCTAAACCGAATGATGAGCTTGTAGATGAAGAGAATTCAAACAGTGAGCAAGTAAACGAAGAAGATCGTGAGAATAAATAA
- a CDS encoding HAD-IA family hydrolase: MIKGILFDLDETLLNRKKSVESFIHNQYNRYEPYLEGVEEDTYCSRFIELDNNGYTWKDRVYERLVEEYQLPLSSVELLDDYLLYFKQHCHPFSGMLEMLEVLKKRNYKLGIITNGRTSFQLSNIRALGIEAYFDTIVISEKEGVKKPEKTIFRRALKRIGLEAHEAVFVGDHLINDIKGAKDVGMKAIWKKRDKETVETKVDYIYSLIDLLSIVEEWNANRNNTNQH; this comes from the coding sequence ATGATAAAAGGAATTCTCTTTGACCTGGATGAAACACTTTTAAATCGAAAAAAATCGGTAGAATCTTTTATTCACAATCAATATAATCGCTACGAACCTTATTTGGAAGGAGTAGAAGAAGATACTTATTGCTCTCGTTTCATTGAACTTGATAACAACGGATACACGTGGAAAGATCGCGTATATGAAAGGTTAGTAGAGGAATATCAATTACCGTTATCTTCTGTAGAGCTTTTAGATGATTACCTTCTTTATTTTAAACAGCATTGTCACCCTTTTTCAGGCATGCTAGAAATGCTTGAGGTGTTGAAAAAACGGAACTACAAACTGGGCATCATTACAAATGGAAGAACGTCATTTCAATTAAGCAATATTCGTGCTCTTGGAATTGAAGCGTATTTTGATACCATTGTTATTTCAGAGAAGGAAGGAGTAAAAAAACCTGAGAAAACAATATTTCGAAGAGCACTTAAACGCATCGGTTTAGAAGCTCATGAAGCAGTTTTTGTAGGAGATCATCTCATTAACGACATAAAAGGTGCGAAAGACGTAGGAATGAAAGCGATATGGAAAAAACGAGATAAGGAAACCGTAGAGACGAAGGTAGACTACATCTATTCCCTGATTGACCTTTTATCCATTGTAGAGGAATGGAATGCTAATAGAAACAATACTAATCAACATTGA
- a CDS encoding cysteine hydrolase family protein produces the protein MQATALLIIDVQNRMFQRGASVYHDAKLLYNLKKLIASAKSKHMPIFYIQHESKGLDLQRQSENWKLHPFLSVEKDDIVIQKTTPDSFYETTLEEHLHNKGIQNLLIAGIQTEICIDTTCRSAHSKGFSTYLIEDAHSTWDTPILKASQMIQHHNYTLQWFANTISTNQFVDRLR, from the coding sequence TTGCAAGCAACTGCACTTCTCATTATTGATGTTCAAAATCGTATGTTTCAACGCGGAGCATCCGTCTATCATGATGCAAAGCTTTTATACAATCTCAAAAAATTGATTGCATCTGCTAAATCGAAACACATGCCCATCTTCTACATACAACACGAGTCCAAAGGATTAGATCTACAGCGGCAGAGCGAAAACTGGAAGCTTCATCCTTTTCTATCTGTTGAAAAAGACGATATCGTGATTCAGAAAACGACACCCGATTCCTTTTACGAAACGACGCTTGAAGAACACCTCCATAACAAAGGGATCCAAAATTTACTCATCGCCGGCATTCAAACAGAAATTTGTATTGATACAACATGCCGAAGTGCACACTCTAAAGGCTTTTCTACATATTTAATTGAAGATGCACATAGTACCTGGGATACGCCGATTTTAAAGGCTTCACAAATGATTCAACATCATAATTATACGCTTCAATGGTTTGCGAACACCATCTCAACTAATCAATTTGTCGACAGGCTTCGCTAG
- a CDS encoding organic hydroperoxide resistance protein, which produces MSNVMFTSQATAEGGRNGQVKSSDGLIDLNLVMPTEKSSETGSNPEQLFAAAYAACYDGALNLVASKKKMDIDSKITADVSLLKDEADNGFKIGAALTVEIKGVSQEDAEMLAKEAHKVCPYSKATRGNIDVEINAKAV; this is translated from the coding sequence ATGAGTAATGTAATGTTTACTTCACAAGCAACTGCAGAAGGCGGACGTAATGGACAAGTTAAATCTTCGGACGGTTTAATTGACTTAAATCTTGTTATGCCAACAGAGAAATCAAGCGAAACAGGCTCAAATCCTGAGCAACTGTTTGCTGCTGCTTATGCCGCTTGCTATGATGGTGCATTAAACCTTGTGGCATCCAAGAAAAAAATGGACATTGATTCAAAAATCACAGCAGACGTTAGCTTGTTGAAAGATGAAGCAGATAATGGCTTCAAAATTGGCGCAGCCCTTACTGTAGAAATTAAAGGTGTTAGCCAGGAAGACGCAGAAATGTTAGCAAAAGAAGCTCACAAAGTATGTCCATACTCTAAGGCAACACGAGGCAATATTGACGTAGAAATTAACGCAAAAGCTGTCTAA